One Prunus dulcis chromosome 8, ALMONDv2, whole genome shotgun sequence DNA window includes the following coding sequences:
- the LOC117637364 gene encoding D-ribulose kinase isoform X2: MLASVYNPAISFLFPWSLSPKHGLFSSWKQFSGTGLFLYDNANKLTKRRGPRPIPMAFGSNTDEAEVGVLLGERLYLGMDFGTSGARFALIDKRGTIHAEGKREYPHFMSEEKVDWARSWKATLFSLLEDIPSHLRKLVASISIDGTSATTLIVDSNTGEPLWRPLLYNESCPDALPTVKSIAPPNHTVCSGSSTLCKLVSWWENDDSNKKSALLLHQADWLLWLLHGKLGVSDYNNALKVGYDPELESYPPWLLSQPYSQLLPSVRAPGTSIGHLKEDIRSDFGTTDSIAAFLAARATQPGKAVTSLGSTLAIKLLSTTRIEDARFGVYSHRLDDKWLVGGASNTGGAVLRQIFTDEQLVKLSEQINPMEASLLDYYPLQTIGERFPVADPNMAPRLDPRPESEVKFLHGILESIARIEAKAYSLLKDLGATQVDEVFTAGGGAKNEKWTKIRERVLGLPVSRATQTEAAYGAALLALRGTDEK; this comes from the exons ATGCTTGCCTCTGTTTACAATCCTGCAATCTCCTTTCTGTTTCCATGGTCGTTATCCCCTAAACATg GGTTGTTTAGTTCATGGAAGCAATTTTCAGGAACTGGGTTGTTTTTGTATGATAATGCGAACAAACTAACAAAAAGAAGAGGTCCAAGACCAATACCAATGGCTTTTGGAAGCAACACAGATGAGGCTGAAGTGGGGGTTTTACTTGGGGAGAGGCTTTATCTTGGAATGGACTTTGGTACTTCAGGAGCGAGGTTTGCGCTCATCGACAAGCGAGGGACAATTCATGctgagggaaagagagaataTCCTCATTTTATG AGTGAAGAAAAGGTGGATTGGGCGCGTTCATGGAAAGCGACACTCTTCTCACTACTTGAAGACATTCCATCTCATCTCCGCAAGCTAGTTGCTTCCATTTCCATTGATGGGACTTCTGCAACTACTCTCATTGTAGACAG CAACACAGGGGAACCATTATGGAGACCTCTCCTATATAACGAGAGTTGCCCTGATGCTTTACCAACAGTTAAGTCTATAGCTCCTCCAAACCATACAGTCTGCTCTGGTTCCTCCACTCTGTGCAAGCTTGTCTCATGGTGGGAGAATGatgattcaaataaaaaatctgcACTTTTGTTGCACCAAGCTGATTGGCTTTTGTGGCTTCTTCATGGAAAGCTTGGAGTGTCTGATTATAATAATGCCCTGAAG GTTGGTTATGATCCTGAGCTTGAGTCCTATCCACCTTGGCTCCTCTCTCAGCCATATTCACAACTTTTACCTTCTGTCAGAGCTCCTGGAACTTCAATTGGTCATTTGAAAGAGGATATAAGATCAGATTTTG GAACCACTGATAGTATAGCAGCCTTTCTAGCAGCTCGTGCAACACAACCTGGGAAAGCT GTAACTTCTTTGGGTTCGACACTTGCCATAAAACTGTTGAGCACTACTAGGATTGAAGATGCACGGTTTGGGGTGTATAGTCATCGCCTTGATGATAAGTGGCTTGTTGGAGGGGCTTCAAATACTGGTGGAGCAGTTCTTAGACAAATTTTTACTGATGAGCAACTGGTGAAGTTGAGTGAACAAATTAATCCCATGGAAGCCTCTCTTCTAGACTACTACCCGCTGCAAACAATTGGCGAGAGATTTCCAGTGGCAGATCCGAATATGGCTCCTAG GTTAGATCCTCGTCCAGAAAGTGAGGTTAAGTTTTTGCATGGGATTCTTGAATCCATTGCACGCATAGAG gcaaaagcttacagcttgCTGAAGGATCTAGGAGCAACTCAAGTTGATGAAGTGTTCACAGCTGGGGGTGGCGCGAAAAATGAGAAATGGACAAAGATAAGAGAGAGGGTACTTGGCTTACCTGTGAGTCGTGCAACTCAAACAGAGGCTGCTTATGGAGCTGCTTTATTGGCGTTGAGGGGAACTGATGAGAAATGA
- the LOC117637364 gene encoding D-ribulose kinase isoform X3: MLASVYNPAISFLFPWSLSPKHGLFSSWKQFSGTGLFLYDNANKLTKRRGPRPIPMAFGSNTDEAEVGVLLGERLYLGMDFGTSGARFALIDKRGTIHAEGKREYPHFMSEEKVDWARSWKATLFSLLEDIPSHLRKLVASISIDGTSATTLIVDSNTGEPLWRPLLYNESCPDALPTVKSIAPPNHTVCSGSSTLCKLVSWWENDDSNKKSALLLHQADWLLWLLHGKLGVSDYNNALKVTSLGSTLAIKLLSTTRIEDARFGVYSHRLDDKWLVGGASNTGGAVLRQIFTDEQLVKLSEQINPMEASLLDYYPLQTIGERFPVADPNMAPRLDPRPESEVKFLHGILESIARIEAKAYSLLKDLGATQVDEVFTAGGGAKNEKWTKIRERVLGLPVSRATQTEAAYGAALLALRGTDEK, translated from the exons ATGCTTGCCTCTGTTTACAATCCTGCAATCTCCTTTCTGTTTCCATGGTCGTTATCCCCTAAACATg GGTTGTTTAGTTCATGGAAGCAATTTTCAGGAACTGGGTTGTTTTTGTATGATAATGCGAACAAACTAACAAAAAGAAGAGGTCCAAGACCAATACCAATGGCTTTTGGAAGCAACACAGATGAGGCTGAAGTGGGGGTTTTACTTGGGGAGAGGCTTTATCTTGGAATGGACTTTGGTACTTCAGGAGCGAGGTTTGCGCTCATCGACAAGCGAGGGACAATTCATGctgagggaaagagagaataTCCTCATTTTATG AGTGAAGAAAAGGTGGATTGGGCGCGTTCATGGAAAGCGACACTCTTCTCACTACTTGAAGACATTCCATCTCATCTCCGCAAGCTAGTTGCTTCCATTTCCATTGATGGGACTTCTGCAACTACTCTCATTGTAGACAG CAACACAGGGGAACCATTATGGAGACCTCTCCTATATAACGAGAGTTGCCCTGATGCTTTACCAACAGTTAAGTCTATAGCTCCTCCAAACCATACAGTCTGCTCTGGTTCCTCCACTCTGTGCAAGCTTGTCTCATGGTGGGAGAATGatgattcaaataaaaaatctgcACTTTTGTTGCACCAAGCTGATTGGCTTTTGTGGCTTCTTCATGGAAAGCTTGGAGTGTCTGATTATAATAATGCCCTGAAG GTAACTTCTTTGGGTTCGACACTTGCCATAAAACTGTTGAGCACTACTAGGATTGAAGATGCACGGTTTGGGGTGTATAGTCATCGCCTTGATGATAAGTGGCTTGTTGGAGGGGCTTCAAATACTGGTGGAGCAGTTCTTAGACAAATTTTTACTGATGAGCAACTGGTGAAGTTGAGTGAACAAATTAATCCCATGGAAGCCTCTCTTCTAGACTACTACCCGCTGCAAACAATTGGCGAGAGATTTCCAGTGGCAGATCCGAATATGGCTCCTAG GTTAGATCCTCGTCCAGAAAGTGAGGTTAAGTTTTTGCATGGGATTCTTGAATCCATTGCACGCATAGAG gcaaaagcttacagcttgCTGAAGGATCTAGGAGCAACTCAAGTTGATGAAGTGTTCACAGCTGGGGGTGGCGCGAAAAATGAGAAATGGACAAAGATAAGAGAGAGGGTACTTGGCTTACCTGTGAGTCGTGCAACTCAAACAGAGGCTGCTTATGGAGCTGCTTTATTGGCGTTGAGGGGAACTGATGAGAAATGA
- the LOC117637364 gene encoding D-ribulose kinase isoform X1 yields the protein MLASVYNPAISFLFPWSLSPKHGLFSSWKQFSGTGLFLYDNANKLTKRRGPRPIPMAFGSNTDEAEVGVLLGERLYLGMDFGTSGARFALIDKRGTIHAEGKREYPHFMSEEKVDWARSWKATLFSLLEDIPSHLRKLVASISIDGTSATTLIVDSNTGEPLWRPLLYNESCPDALPTVKSIAPPNHTVCSGSSTLCKLVSWWENDDSNKKSALLLHQADWLLWLLHGKLGVSDYNNALKVGYDPELESYPPWLLSQPYSQLLPSVRAPGTSIGHLKEDIRSDFGFPNDCVVCAGTTDSIAAFLAARATQPGKAVTSLGSTLAIKLLSTTRIEDARFGVYSHRLDDKWLVGGASNTGGAVLRQIFTDEQLVKLSEQINPMEASLLDYYPLQTIGERFPVADPNMAPRLDPRPESEVKFLHGILESIARIEAKAYSLLKDLGATQVDEVFTAGGGAKNEKWTKIRERVLGLPVSRATQTEAAYGAALLALRGTDEK from the exons ATGCTTGCCTCTGTTTACAATCCTGCAATCTCCTTTCTGTTTCCATGGTCGTTATCCCCTAAACATg GGTTGTTTAGTTCATGGAAGCAATTTTCAGGAACTGGGTTGTTTTTGTATGATAATGCGAACAAACTAACAAAAAGAAGAGGTCCAAGACCAATACCAATGGCTTTTGGAAGCAACACAGATGAGGCTGAAGTGGGGGTTTTACTTGGGGAGAGGCTTTATCTTGGAATGGACTTTGGTACTTCAGGAGCGAGGTTTGCGCTCATCGACAAGCGAGGGACAATTCATGctgagggaaagagagaataTCCTCATTTTATG AGTGAAGAAAAGGTGGATTGGGCGCGTTCATGGAAAGCGACACTCTTCTCACTACTTGAAGACATTCCATCTCATCTCCGCAAGCTAGTTGCTTCCATTTCCATTGATGGGACTTCTGCAACTACTCTCATTGTAGACAG CAACACAGGGGAACCATTATGGAGACCTCTCCTATATAACGAGAGTTGCCCTGATGCTTTACCAACAGTTAAGTCTATAGCTCCTCCAAACCATACAGTCTGCTCTGGTTCCTCCACTCTGTGCAAGCTTGTCTCATGGTGGGAGAATGatgattcaaataaaaaatctgcACTTTTGTTGCACCAAGCTGATTGGCTTTTGTGGCTTCTTCATGGAAAGCTTGGAGTGTCTGATTATAATAATGCCCTGAAG GTTGGTTATGATCCTGAGCTTGAGTCCTATCCACCTTGGCTCCTCTCTCAGCCATATTCACAACTTTTACCTTCTGTCAGAGCTCCTGGAACTTCAATTGGTCATTTGAAAGAGGATATAAGATCAGATTTTG GTTTCCCAAATGATTGTGTTGTATGCGCAGGAACCACTGATAGTATAGCAGCCTTTCTAGCAGCTCGTGCAACACAACCTGGGAAAGCT GTAACTTCTTTGGGTTCGACACTTGCCATAAAACTGTTGAGCACTACTAGGATTGAAGATGCACGGTTTGGGGTGTATAGTCATCGCCTTGATGATAAGTGGCTTGTTGGAGGGGCTTCAAATACTGGTGGAGCAGTTCTTAGACAAATTTTTACTGATGAGCAACTGGTGAAGTTGAGTGAACAAATTAATCCCATGGAAGCCTCTCTTCTAGACTACTACCCGCTGCAAACAATTGGCGAGAGATTTCCAGTGGCAGATCCGAATATGGCTCCTAG GTTAGATCCTCGTCCAGAAAGTGAGGTTAAGTTTTTGCATGGGATTCTTGAATCCATTGCACGCATAGAG gcaaaagcttacagcttgCTGAAGGATCTAGGAGCAACTCAAGTTGATGAAGTGTTCACAGCTGGGGGTGGCGCGAAAAATGAGAAATGGACAAAGATAAGAGAGAGGGTACTTGGCTTACCTGTGAGTCGTGCAACTCAAACAGAGGCTGCTTATGGAGCTGCTTTATTGGCGTTGAGGGGAACTGATGAGAAATGA
- the LOC117637026 gene encoding kinesin-like protein KIN-7D, mitochondrial isoform X1, which yields MASSSRARSSSPFSYRKPSSPYSSTSSSSSLMNGRIIPRSCSTSATSFYNSGGGLGSRSMTPSRGRSDSMQYGSGGYSTRSPVGFASEELLAEMLEAPRGGDSISVTIRFRPLSEREFQRGDEITWYADGDKIVRNEYNPATAYAFDRVFGQHANSQEVYEVAAKPVVKAAMEGVNGTVFAYGVTSSGKTHTMHGDQNSPGIIPLAIKDVFSIIQDTPGREFLLRVSYLEIYNEVINDLLDPTGQNLRVREDSQGTYVEGIKEEVVLSPGHALSFIAAGEEHRHVGSNNFNLLSSRSHTIFTLMIESSAHGDEYDGVIFSQLNLIDLAGSESSKTETTGLRRKEGSYINKSLLTLGTVIGKLSEGKASHVPYRDSKLTRLLQSSLGGHGHVSLICTVTPASSSMEETHNTLKFASRAKRVEIYASRNKQIIDEKSLIKKYQREISVLKEELDQLRKGMLVGISHEEIITLKQKLEEGQFKMQSRLEEEEEAKAALMSRIQRLTKLILVSSKNTIPGCLGDIPSHQRSYSVGEDDKVEVVRDGPLLLESENQKESPCSASSVPSDLANDFRHKRSSSRWNDDLSPASSTITESTQAGDLISGSRHPVGGMTMSDHIDLLVEQVKMLAGEIALGTSSLKRLVEQSVNDPDSAKTQIENLERDIHEKRRQMRVLEQRINESGEASIANASFVEMQQTVKRLTTQCNEKGFELEIKSADNRILQEQLQNKCAENVELHEKVNQLERRLASVSGETSSEHCVSEEYVEELKKKIQSQEIENEKLKLEHVRFSEENSGLHVQNQKLAEEASYAKELASAAAVELKNLAGEVTKLSLQSAKLEKELLAARELANSRSSVMQPVNGANRKYNDGARSGRKGRLSGRANEISGMSDDFESWNLDADDLKMELQARKQREAALEAALAEKEFVEEEYRKKVEDAKKREEALENDLANMWVLVAKLKKEGGSIPETHTEERHNDVMRNSNGLKTSDSNTVPKERQVLDVSKPADDESPTEEPLVLRLKARMQEMKDKELKHQGNGDANSHLCKVCFESPTAAILLPCRHFCLCKSCSLACSECPICRTKIADRLFAFTS from the exons ATGGCCTCGTCCTCACGAGCCCGCAGCAGCTCGCCTTTCTCCTACCGCAAGCCCTCCAGCCCCTACTCGTCGACCTCGTCCTCGTCTTCGTTGATGAACGGCCGGATCATTCCGCGCTCCTGCTCGACCTCAGCGACGTCGTTTTACAACTCGGGAGGTGGACTCGGGTCCCGATCCATGACGCCGAGTCGCGGCCGCTCCGATTCAATGCAGTACGGTTCAGGCGGTTATAGTACTCGCTCGCCGGTGGGCTTCGCGTCCGAGGAGCTTTTGGCGGAGATGCTCGAGGCGCCGAGGGGTGGGGATAGCATATCGGTCACGATTCGGTTTAGGCCGCTGAG CGAGAGGGAGTTTCAGAGAGGGGACGAGATCACTTGGTACGCGGACGGTGATAAGATAGTGAGGAATGAGTACAATCCAGCTACAGCATATGCATTTG ATAGAGTTTTTGGACAGCATGCCAATTCACAAGAGGTGTACGAGGTTGCAGCTAAACCTGTTGTCAAAGCTGCCATGGAAGGTGTCAATG GTACTGTTTTTGCTTATGGTGTGACAAGTAGTGGAAAGACACACACTATGCAT GGAGATCAAAACTCTCCAGGTATTATACCATTGGCGATAAAGGATGTCTTCAGTATCATCCAAGAT ACCCCAGGGAGGGAGTTTTTACTCCGTGTCTCATATCTTGAGATCTACAATGAG GTGATAAATGACTTGCTTGATCCAACAGGTCAAAATTTGCGTGTGAGAGAAGATTCACAG GGTACATATGTTGAGGGTATAAAGGAAGAAGTTGTTTTGTCTCCTGGGCATGCACTTTCTTTTATTGCTGCTGGAGAAG AACATCGTCATGTTGGATCCAACAATTTTAATCTGTTGAGTAGTCGAAGCCACACCATATTTACACTG ATGATTGAAAGTAGTGCCCATGGTGATGAATATGATGGAGTGATCTTCTCTCAACTT aATTTGATTGATCTTGCTGGATCTGAGAGCTCAAAAACCGAAACAACTGGACTAAGAAGAAAGGAAGGATCTTACATAAACAAGAGCCTTCTAACTCTTGGAACT GTAATAGGAAAACTGAGTGAGGGAAAGGCATCCCATGTTCCATATCGAGATTCTAAGCTTACGCGCCTTCTACAATCCTCGTTAGGTGGGCATGGTCATGTTTCG CTTATTTGCACTGTTACCCCTGCATCAAGCAGCATGGAGGAAACTCATAATACATTGAAATTTGCAAGCAGGGCAAAGCGAGTAGAAATCTATGCATCGCGCAATAAG CAGATTATTGATGAGAAGTCTTTGATTAAGAAGTATCAAAGAGAAATTTCAGTCCTTAAAGAAGAACTTGATCAGCTAAGGAAGGGGATGCTTGTTGGCATCAGCCATGAGGAGATTATCACCTTAAAACAAAag TTGGAAGAAGGCCAATTTAAAATGCAATCAAGattggaggaagaagaggaagcgaAGGCTGCTCTTATGAGTAGAATCCAGAGGCTGACGAAGCTCATTCTTGTTTCttcaaaaaatacaattccTGGATGTTTGGGTGATATTCCCAGCCACCAGCGTAGTTATTCGGTTGGTGAGGATGAT AAAGTAGAAGTAGTGCGAGATGGGCCCTTGCTTCTAGAAAGTGAGAACCAGAAGGAGTCACCGTGTTCTGCCTCTTCTGTTCCATCAGATCTGGCTAATGATTTTAGACACAAAAGATCTTCCAGCAGGTGGAATGACGATCTCTCACCAGCTAGCAGTACAATTACGGAATCAACTCAAGCCGGTGACCTTATCAGTGGTTCGAGACATCCAGTG GGAGGGATGACAATGTCAGATCATATAGACCTGCTTGTTGAGCAAGTTAAGATGCTTGCTGGAGAGATTGCACTTGGCACCAGCTCCTTGAAGCGATTGGTGGAGCAGTCTGTAAATGATCCTGATAGCGCGAAAACTCAA ATTGAGAACTTGGAACGTGATATCCATGAAAAGAGAAGGCAAATGAGAGTTTTAGAACAGCGCATAAACGAAAGTGGCGAGGCTTCAATTGCCAATGCATCTTTTGTTGAGATGCAGCAG ACAGTTAAAAGACTGACGACCCAGTGCAATGAGAAGGGATTTGAGTTGGAA ATAAAATCAGCAGACAATCGTATTCTTCAGGAGCAATTGCAAAATAAG TGTGCAGAGAATGTGGAATTGCACGAAAAAGTGAATCAGTTAGAGCGACGTTTGGCTTCAGTGTCTGGTGAAACGTCTTCTGAGCACTGTGTATCTGAAGAATATGTTGAGGagctcaaaaagaaaattcagtcTCAG GAGATTGAGAATGAGAAACTAAAGCTGGAGCACGTCCGGTTCTCAGAAGAGAACAGTGGGTTACATGTGCAAAATCAAAAACTGGCCGAAGAAGCTTCTTATGCAAAAGAACTGgcatctgctgctgctgtggAGTTGAAGAATTTGGCTGGTGAAGTGACAAAGCTCTCACTGCAGAGTGCAAAACTAGAGAAAGAGTTGTTGGCTGCTCGGGAGTTGGCCAATTCTAGAAGCTCTGTTATGCAACCTGTTAATGGTGCTAACCGCAAGTACAATGATGGAGCAAGATCTGGGAGGAAAGGGAGGCTCTCTGGTCGTGCTAATGAGATATCAGGGATGTCTGATGACTTTGAGTCATGGAATCTTGATGCTGATGATTTAAAGATGGAACTTCAGGCAAGGAAACAGCGAGAGGCAGCTCTTGAGGCTGCCCTTGCTGAAAAGGAATTTGTAGAAGAGGAATACAGAAAAAAGGTTGAAGATGCAAAGAAAAGGGAGGAAGCTCTAGAAAATGATTTAGCAAACATGTGGGTGTTGGttgcaaaattaaaaaaagagggtGGATCTATTCCTGAGACACACACAGAAGAAAGGCACAATGATGTGATGAGAAATAGTAATGGTTTAAAAACAAGTGACAGTAATACTGTCCCCAAAGAGAGACAAGTTTTGGATGTTTCGAAACCAGCTGATGATGAAAGTCCTACGGAAGAACCTCTTGTTCTTCGCCTCAAG gcTCGAATGCAGGAGATGAAGGACAAAGAGCTCAAACACCAGGGCAACGGAGATGCCAATTCCCATCTGTGTAAAGTATGTTTTGAATCACCAACTGCAGCAATTCTTCTGCCCTGCCGGCATTTTTGTT TGTGTAAATCTTGTTCACTTGCTTGTTCCGAGTGCCCAATTTGTCGTACAAAAATTGCAGATAGGCTTTTTGCATTTACCTCATAA
- the LOC117637026 gene encoding kinesin-like protein KIN-7D, mitochondrial isoform X2: MASSSRARSSSPFSYRKPSSPYSSTSSSSSLMNGRIIPRSCSTSATSFYNSGGGLGSRSMTPSRGRSDSMQYGSGGYSTRSPVGFASEELLAEMLEAPRGGDSISVTIRFRPLSEREFQRGDEITWYADGDKIVRNEYNPATAYAFDRVFGQHANSQEVYEVAAKPVVKAAMEGVNGTVFAYGVTSSGKTHTMHGDQNSPGIIPLAIKDVFSIIQDTPGREFLLRVSYLEIYNEVINDLLDPTGQNLRVREDSQGTYVEGIKEEVVLSPGHALSFIAAGEEHRHVGSNNFNLLSSRSHTIFTLMIESSAHGDEYDGVIFSQLNLIDLAGSESSKTETTGLRRKEGSYINKSLLTLGTVIGKLSEGKASHVPYRDSKLTRLLQSSLGGHGHVSLICTVTPASSSMEETHNTLKFASRAKRVEIYASRNKIIDEKSLIKKYQREISVLKEELDQLRKGMLVGISHEEIITLKQKLEEGQFKMQSRLEEEEEAKAALMSRIQRLTKLILVSSKNTIPGCLGDIPSHQRSYSVGEDDKVEVVRDGPLLLESENQKESPCSASSVPSDLANDFRHKRSSSRWNDDLSPASSTITESTQAGDLISGSRHPVGGMTMSDHIDLLVEQVKMLAGEIALGTSSLKRLVEQSVNDPDSAKTQIENLERDIHEKRRQMRVLEQRINESGEASIANASFVEMQQTVKRLTTQCNEKGFELEIKSADNRILQEQLQNKCAENVELHEKVNQLERRLASVSGETSSEHCVSEEYVEELKKKIQSQEIENEKLKLEHVRFSEENSGLHVQNQKLAEEASYAKELASAAAVELKNLAGEVTKLSLQSAKLEKELLAARELANSRSSVMQPVNGANRKYNDGARSGRKGRLSGRANEISGMSDDFESWNLDADDLKMELQARKQREAALEAALAEKEFVEEEYRKKVEDAKKREEALENDLANMWVLVAKLKKEGGSIPETHTEERHNDVMRNSNGLKTSDSNTVPKERQVLDVSKPADDESPTEEPLVLRLKARMQEMKDKELKHQGNGDANSHLCKVCFESPTAAILLPCRHFCLCKSCSLACSECPICRTKIADRLFAFTS; this comes from the exons ATGGCCTCGTCCTCACGAGCCCGCAGCAGCTCGCCTTTCTCCTACCGCAAGCCCTCCAGCCCCTACTCGTCGACCTCGTCCTCGTCTTCGTTGATGAACGGCCGGATCATTCCGCGCTCCTGCTCGACCTCAGCGACGTCGTTTTACAACTCGGGAGGTGGACTCGGGTCCCGATCCATGACGCCGAGTCGCGGCCGCTCCGATTCAATGCAGTACGGTTCAGGCGGTTATAGTACTCGCTCGCCGGTGGGCTTCGCGTCCGAGGAGCTTTTGGCGGAGATGCTCGAGGCGCCGAGGGGTGGGGATAGCATATCGGTCACGATTCGGTTTAGGCCGCTGAG CGAGAGGGAGTTTCAGAGAGGGGACGAGATCACTTGGTACGCGGACGGTGATAAGATAGTGAGGAATGAGTACAATCCAGCTACAGCATATGCATTTG ATAGAGTTTTTGGACAGCATGCCAATTCACAAGAGGTGTACGAGGTTGCAGCTAAACCTGTTGTCAAAGCTGCCATGGAAGGTGTCAATG GTACTGTTTTTGCTTATGGTGTGACAAGTAGTGGAAAGACACACACTATGCAT GGAGATCAAAACTCTCCAGGTATTATACCATTGGCGATAAAGGATGTCTTCAGTATCATCCAAGAT ACCCCAGGGAGGGAGTTTTTACTCCGTGTCTCATATCTTGAGATCTACAATGAG GTGATAAATGACTTGCTTGATCCAACAGGTCAAAATTTGCGTGTGAGAGAAGATTCACAG GGTACATATGTTGAGGGTATAAAGGAAGAAGTTGTTTTGTCTCCTGGGCATGCACTTTCTTTTATTGCTGCTGGAGAAG AACATCGTCATGTTGGATCCAACAATTTTAATCTGTTGAGTAGTCGAAGCCACACCATATTTACACTG ATGATTGAAAGTAGTGCCCATGGTGATGAATATGATGGAGTGATCTTCTCTCAACTT aATTTGATTGATCTTGCTGGATCTGAGAGCTCAAAAACCGAAACAACTGGACTAAGAAGAAAGGAAGGATCTTACATAAACAAGAGCCTTCTAACTCTTGGAACT GTAATAGGAAAACTGAGTGAGGGAAAGGCATCCCATGTTCCATATCGAGATTCTAAGCTTACGCGCCTTCTACAATCCTCGTTAGGTGGGCATGGTCATGTTTCG CTTATTTGCACTGTTACCCCTGCATCAAGCAGCATGGAGGAAACTCATAATACATTGAAATTTGCAAGCAGGGCAAAGCGAGTAGAAATCTATGCATCGCGCAATAAG ATTATTGATGAGAAGTCTTTGATTAAGAAGTATCAAAGAGAAATTTCAGTCCTTAAAGAAGAACTTGATCAGCTAAGGAAGGGGATGCTTGTTGGCATCAGCCATGAGGAGATTATCACCTTAAAACAAAag TTGGAAGAAGGCCAATTTAAAATGCAATCAAGattggaggaagaagaggaagcgaAGGCTGCTCTTATGAGTAGAATCCAGAGGCTGACGAAGCTCATTCTTGTTTCttcaaaaaatacaattccTGGATGTTTGGGTGATATTCCCAGCCACCAGCGTAGTTATTCGGTTGGTGAGGATGAT AAAGTAGAAGTAGTGCGAGATGGGCCCTTGCTTCTAGAAAGTGAGAACCAGAAGGAGTCACCGTGTTCTGCCTCTTCTGTTCCATCAGATCTGGCTAATGATTTTAGACACAAAAGATCTTCCAGCAGGTGGAATGACGATCTCTCACCAGCTAGCAGTACAATTACGGAATCAACTCAAGCCGGTGACCTTATCAGTGGTTCGAGACATCCAGTG GGAGGGATGACAATGTCAGATCATATAGACCTGCTTGTTGAGCAAGTTAAGATGCTTGCTGGAGAGATTGCACTTGGCACCAGCTCCTTGAAGCGATTGGTGGAGCAGTCTGTAAATGATCCTGATAGCGCGAAAACTCAA ATTGAGAACTTGGAACGTGATATCCATGAAAAGAGAAGGCAAATGAGAGTTTTAGAACAGCGCATAAACGAAAGTGGCGAGGCTTCAATTGCCAATGCATCTTTTGTTGAGATGCAGCAG ACAGTTAAAAGACTGACGACCCAGTGCAATGAGAAGGGATTTGAGTTGGAA ATAAAATCAGCAGACAATCGTATTCTTCAGGAGCAATTGCAAAATAAG TGTGCAGAGAATGTGGAATTGCACGAAAAAGTGAATCAGTTAGAGCGACGTTTGGCTTCAGTGTCTGGTGAAACGTCTTCTGAGCACTGTGTATCTGAAGAATATGTTGAGGagctcaaaaagaaaattcagtcTCAG GAGATTGAGAATGAGAAACTAAAGCTGGAGCACGTCCGGTTCTCAGAAGAGAACAGTGGGTTACATGTGCAAAATCAAAAACTGGCCGAAGAAGCTTCTTATGCAAAAGAACTGgcatctgctgctgctgtggAGTTGAAGAATTTGGCTGGTGAAGTGACAAAGCTCTCACTGCAGAGTGCAAAACTAGAGAAAGAGTTGTTGGCTGCTCGGGAGTTGGCCAATTCTAGAAGCTCTGTTATGCAACCTGTTAATGGTGCTAACCGCAAGTACAATGATGGAGCAAGATCTGGGAGGAAAGGGAGGCTCTCTGGTCGTGCTAATGAGATATCAGGGATGTCTGATGACTTTGAGTCATGGAATCTTGATGCTGATGATTTAAAGATGGAACTTCAGGCAAGGAAACAGCGAGAGGCAGCTCTTGAGGCTGCCCTTGCTGAAAAGGAATTTGTAGAAGAGGAATACAGAAAAAAGGTTGAAGATGCAAAGAAAAGGGAGGAAGCTCTAGAAAATGATTTAGCAAACATGTGGGTGTTGGttgcaaaattaaaaaaagagggtGGATCTATTCCTGAGACACACACAGAAGAAAGGCACAATGATGTGATGAGAAATAGTAATGGTTTAAAAACAAGTGACAGTAATACTGTCCCCAAAGAGAGACAAGTTTTGGATGTTTCGAAACCAGCTGATGATGAAAGTCCTACGGAAGAACCTCTTGTTCTTCGCCTCAAG gcTCGAATGCAGGAGATGAAGGACAAAGAGCTCAAACACCAGGGCAACGGAGATGCCAATTCCCATCTGTGTAAAGTATGTTTTGAATCACCAACTGCAGCAATTCTTCTGCCCTGCCGGCATTTTTGTT TGTGTAAATCTTGTTCACTTGCTTGTTCCGAGTGCCCAATTTGTCGTACAAAAATTGCAGATAGGCTTTTTGCATTTACCTCATAA